A region from the Dehalococcoides mccartyi CG5 genome encodes:
- a CDS encoding GatB/YqeY domain-containing protein, producing MPTLKEKFGEEVKLSLRQGEKLKCSVLRMLVSAISYAEIAKQKTFTDEEIIGVIAKEIKQRRESIDAYKQANRPELVEKEQQEMEILQSYMPEQMGEAELTLIIKKVISETGASTPQDKGKVMGKLMPLVKGKADGQMVNAIVTALLNN from the coding sequence ATGCCAACTTTGAAAGAAAAGTTTGGCGAAGAGGTCAAACTTTCTCTGCGACAAGGTGAAAAACTGAAGTGTTCTGTACTCCGTATGCTGGTTTCAGCCATCAGTTATGCTGAAATAGCCAAGCAGAAAACCTTTACAGATGAGGAAATCATCGGGGTAATAGCCAAGGAGATAAAGCAAAGGCGCGAAAGCATAGACGCCTATAAGCAGGCAAACAGACCTGAGCTGGTTGAAAAAGAACAGCAGGAAATGGAAATCCTCCAGTCCTATATGCCGGAACAGATGGGCGAAGCCGAACTGACCCTGATTATTAAAAAAGTAATCTCGGAAACAGGTGCCAGCACCCCTCAGGATAAGGGAAAAGTAATGGGCAAGTTAATGCCTCTGGTAAAAGGCAAAGCCGACGGACAGATGGTTAATGCCATCGTAACCGCACTTCTGAATAACTAA
- a CDS encoding zinc ribbon domain-containing protein, with product MQLAKELYQLQELELDLESHLMQASKLQAILQDDSALRQAENNLVEAASHLKEQQASLRELESQSADLDAKINEIKKSLYSGRINNPKELSNLSKEQEILEAKRTQIDDQALAGMDRLEELQTNCNQVMEGLETARSEWQQDQTQNTQSLNLIHLEIEKLKNERHEFMSRFEQPDLVLFQTLRKSKGKAVSKVEQGNCRGCGLKLTAAWMQRARAGTLVQCSGCQRILYLD from the coding sequence ATGCAACTAGCAAAAGAGCTTTATCAACTGCAAGAACTGGAACTGGATTTGGAGTCTCACCTGATGCAGGCCTCCAAATTACAGGCAATCCTGCAGGATGACTCTGCTCTCAGGCAGGCCGAAAATAATCTGGTGGAAGCGGCCAGCCATCTGAAAGAACAGCAGGCTTCTCTGCGTGAACTTGAAAGTCAGTCTGCTGATTTGGATGCCAAGATAAACGAAATTAAGAAAAGCCTGTATTCAGGACGGATTAATAATCCCAAAGAGCTTTCTAATCTGAGTAAGGAACAGGAAATCCTTGAAGCAAAGCGTACCCAGATAGATGATCAAGCGCTTGCCGGCATGGACCGTCTGGAAGAGTTGCAGACTAATTGCAATCAGGTAATGGAGGGGCTGGAAACTGCCCGCTCGGAATGGCAGCAAGACCAGACCCAAAATACCCAGTCACTGAACCTGATACATTTAGAGATAGAAAAGCTTAAAAACGAACGTCATGAGTTTATGTCCCGTTTTGAACAGCCGGATTTGGTACTTTTCCAGACTCTGCGTAAAAGCAAGGGCAAAGCTGTTTCAAAGGTAGAACAAGGGAATTGCCGTGGTTGCGGTTTGAAATTAACAGCGGCTTGGATGCAGCGTGCCAGAGCCGGTACTCTGGTGCAGTGCAGCGGTTGCCAGCGAATATTATATCTGGATTGA
- a CDS encoding radical SAM protein codes for MARKDRLKNRKELSRTRVSYASSQRVAGESGVVIKDWGGRLPLAVAYPNSYYVGMSNLGLHTLYRLINNYPEYLAERFFWEGGTAKGRPTLSVESRRPLTDYVALLFTLSYELDFLNIPSMLADCGMPLYARERDEAFPLVIGGGACIMSNPAPAADFFDVFCIGEAEAILPELLAVLSETAGESKGLILERLAKIPGLYVPSIPPEQPVERVFPSELTQGVGTAVFSTATELGEMYLMEVERGCGHQCRFCLVAGVFCPLRYHPLELLLKQAEEGMLKRKRIGLVGPVVSDHPQVTELVSRLRNMDFGLSVSSLRIKPLSEKMLDELALSGVSSLAMAPEAGSERLRRIIRKGITEDDIIRAAALVAEKGFRQLKFYFMLGLPGEADEDVEEMIVLAEKAQQAMSSKGRGVRLSLNIAPFVPKPATPFQWLGMEDAALIKRRLDTIRLRLEGQGIEVRAESPEMSQIQAVLSRGDSSLSNLLATAGGDSLACWKRAAKSLEIDSQSLAKTRFDLADELPWHMLENPKQRQKLETEYKAAFKEI; via the coding sequence ATGGCACGCAAAGACCGCCTCAAGAATCGTAAAGAGCTTTCACGCACACGGGTTTCATATGCCTCTTCCCAGAGGGTAGCCGGTGAAAGCGGAGTTGTTATTAAGGACTGGGGCGGCAGATTGCCTCTGGCGGTTGCATATCCCAATTCTTACTACGTGGGCATGTCAAATCTGGGACTTCATACCCTTTACCGCCTGATAAATAACTATCCGGAATATCTGGCCGAGAGATTTTTCTGGGAAGGCGGCACCGCCAAAGGCCGCCCGACTCTGAGTGTAGAATCACGCCGCCCTCTTACTGATTATGTAGCTCTCTTGTTTACTCTTTCCTACGAACTGGACTTTCTGAATATCCCCTCTATGCTGGCGGATTGCGGCATGCCGCTTTACGCCCGTGAACGGGACGAGGCTTTTCCGCTGGTTATCGGCGGAGGTGCCTGCATAATGTCTAACCCCGCACCGGCAGCTGATTTTTTTGACGTGTTTTGCATAGGTGAGGCAGAGGCTATTTTACCCGAGCTTCTGGCGGTGCTTTCCGAAACGGCAGGCGAATCTAAAGGTTTGATTCTGGAACGTTTGGCTAAAATACCCGGTTTGTATGTGCCGTCTATACCGCCAGAACAGCCGGTTGAAAGGGTATTTCCGTCTGAACTTACTCAGGGGGTGGGAACGGCGGTCTTCAGTACAGCTACCGAACTGGGCGAGATGTATCTGATGGAAGTGGAACGCGGCTGCGGACACCAGTGCCGTTTTTGCTTAGTAGCAGGGGTGTTTTGCCCTCTGCGTTACCACCCTTTGGAACTGCTGTTAAAACAGGCTGAAGAGGGAATGCTGAAACGCAAGAGGATAGGTCTGGTGGGACCGGTGGTTAGTGACCATCCCCAGGTGACTGAACTTGTCTCCCGCTTGAGGAATATGGATTTTGGCTTAAGTGTAAGTTCGCTCAGGATAAAACCGCTGTCTGAAAAAATGCTGGACGAACTGGCACTTTCAGGTGTTTCCAGTTTGGCTATGGCACCAGAAGCCGGTTCTGAGAGGCTGAGACGGATTATCCGCAAGGGTATAACCGAAGATGACATAATACGGGCAGCCGCTCTGGTGGCTGAAAAGGGTTTCCGCCAGCTAAAATTTTATTTCATGCTGGGGTTGCCGGGTGAGGCTGACGAAGATGTGGAAGAAATGATAGTACTGGCTGAAAAGGCTCAGCAGGCCATGTCTTCCAAGGGGCGTGGGGTAAGGCTTAGCCTGAATATTGCTCCCTTTGTGCCCAAACCTGCCACTCCTTTTCAGTGGCTGGGTATGGAAGATGCTGCCCTCATAAAGCGGCGGCTGGATACAATACGCTTACGTCTGGAAGGGCAGGGGATAGAGGTTCGGGCTGAAAGCCCTGAAATGTCTCAGATTCAGGCGGTGCTTTCCAGAGGTGATTCAAGTCTTTCAAACCTGCTGGCAACGGCGGGAGGTGATTCACTGGCTTGCTGGAAGCGGGCAGCCAAATCACTTGAGATAGACAGCCAGTCTCTGGCTAAAACCCGGTTTGATTTGGCAGATGAACTGCCATGGCACATGCTGGAAAACCCGAAACAGCGGCAAAAACTGGAAACTGAATATAAAGCCGCTTTCAAAGAAATATAA
- a CDS encoding S41 family peptidase yields MTFRIKVLLGTILSMVGLLGSFALGYFSGGVSALNSDENLSSIVTAWQIITTEYVEPDIIDQAALAEAAIKGMMDELNDPHSVYLNAEDYQASLEYDDGQYVGIGATVQIEDGVITLIPYEGSPAALAGIKAGDILLEVDGQSVDGFSLADLSPLVRGEKGTLITLKVERSTSAQPLLFNVTRDEILIPSVSSEMMGDIAYIRLSRFSERTDAELEQVLKNLGDAKGIVLDLRGNPGGLVSSVINVTSRFVSSGVVLTTVDNAGNSEEYKIVPKAVTTSLPMVVLVDQYSASGSEALSGALQDYGRATIVGKTTYGKGSVNRTFDVTGNTGIYLTIGRWYTPNGRMIEGQGITPDIELELAGDEAVKWALNFMHGEA; encoded by the coding sequence ATGACTTTTAGAATAAAAGTATTGCTGGGCACTATTCTGTCCATGGTTGGTTTGCTGGGGTCTTTCGCCCTGGGTTATTTTAGCGGCGGCGTGTCCGCTTTAAACAGTGACGAAAACCTGTCCAGTATTGTAACTGCCTGGCAGATTATTACTACTGAATACGTAGAGCCGGATATTATAGATCAGGCGGCTCTGGCTGAAGCGGCTATAAAGGGTATGATGGATGAGCTGAATGACCCCCATTCCGTTTATCTGAATGCCGAAGACTATCAGGCCAGTCTAGAGTACGATGACGGCCAATATGTAGGGATAGGTGCCACTGTCCAGATAGAAGACGGGGTGATTACCCTGATTCCTTATGAGGGTTCTCCGGCAGCTTTGGCCGGTATAAAGGCCGGCGATATTTTACTGGAAGTGGACGGGCAGTCCGTTGACGGATTTAGTTTGGCAGACCTGTCTCCGCTGGTCAGGGGCGAAAAGGGGACTTTGATAACGCTAAAGGTAGAAAGAAGCACCTCTGCCCAGCCACTGCTGTTTAACGTTACCCGTGATGAAATACTTATTCCCAGCGTTTCCTCTGAAATGATGGGAGATATAGCTTATATCCGTCTCAGCCGTTTTAGCGAAAGGACAGACGCAGAGCTGGAGCAGGTGCTCAAAAATCTGGGTGATGCCAAAGGGATAGTGCTGGATTTAAGGGGCAATCCCGGTGGTCTGGTAAGTTCGGTTATAAATGTAACCAGCCGTTTTGTAAGCAGCGGGGTGGTTTTAACCACTGTTGACAATGCCGGAAACTCGGAGGAATACAAAATAGTCCCCAAGGCTGTAACTACCAGTTTGCCCATGGTAGTATTGGTAGACCAGTACAGTGCCAGCGGTTCCGAAGCCCTTTCAGGTGCTTTGCAGGACTATGGGCGGGCAACTATTGTGGGTAAGACTACTTATGGCAAGGGTAGTGTAAACCGCACCTTTGATGTGACCGGGAACACCGGTATCTACTTGACTATAGGCCGCTGGTATACACCTAACGGGCGGATGATAGAAGGTCAGGGTATTACCCCGGATATCGAACTGGAGTTGGCAGGTGACGAAGCTGTTAAATGGGCGCTAAATTTTATGCATGGGGAAGCCTAA
- a CDS encoding DUF4328 domain-containing protein, translating into MLGRLLLVLLGLSMLSGIYLAVQQSHLSAFLNTTSQTNFVIPSYPHLCEEAVDQATLGLNILLAVSFVSGMFYLYLSHAFYVNLHRITPRYKSRRVFPGFLIPVINLVFPLLFTAETWQLSKQPLETQTALPEYKINLLFKFWWILCLLAVTLFVFPQISPFALSDSYSSRESVANIFTVATVIAASGGSFILFYQFNTHLKLSN; encoded by the coding sequence ATGCTTGGCCGGCTTTTGCTGGTACTGCTGGGGCTGTCTATGTTAAGCGGCATATATCTGGCTGTCCAGCAATCTCACCTGAGCGCCTTCCTGAACACTACCAGCCAGACCAATTTTGTTATCCCGTCTTACCCCCATCTTTGCGAAGAGGCAGTAGACCAAGCGACTCTGGGCTTGAATATACTGCTTGCCGTTAGCTTTGTCAGCGGCATGTTTTACCTGTACTTGAGCCACGCATTTTATGTGAACCTGCACCGCATCACTCCCCGCTACAAATCCCGCCGGGTATTTCCGGGGTTCTTGATACCCGTAATCAATTTGGTATTTCCGCTGTTATTTACGGCTGAAACATGGCAACTAAGCAAACAGCCTCTAGAAACTCAAACCGCCCTGCCAGAATACAAAATAAATTTGCTATTCAAATTCTGGTGGATACTCTGTCTACTGGCGGTTACATTGTTTGTTTTCCCTCAAATCTCACCATTTGCACTGTCTGATTCTTATTCATCAAGGGAATCCGTAGCCAACATATTTACAGTGGCAACAGTAATCGCCGCAAGCGGAGGCAGTTTTATTCTTTTTTACCAGTTTAACACCCACCTAAAACTGTCAAACTAA
- a CDS encoding ribonuclease HI family protein, whose product MNTDGASRGNPGPASIGVTLKDGKNNLVACISKAIGHATNNQAEYQALLAGLEKAASLGAKELEIRSDSELLVKQIKGEYRMKNEGLKPLFSKSVSLLGRFERYQIKYIPRAQNSEADALANKALDGGS is encoded by the coding sequence ATAAACACAGACGGGGCATCAAGGGGTAATCCCGGCCCGGCCTCCATTGGCGTAACCCTCAAGGACGGAAAAAACAATCTGGTTGCCTGTATTTCCAAAGCTATTGGTCATGCCACCAACAACCAAGCCGAATATCAGGCTCTGCTAGCAGGGCTAGAAAAAGCCGCTTCTCTGGGTGCAAAGGAACTGGAAATTCGCTCGGATTCAGAGCTTCTGGTAAAACAGATAAAGGGCGAATACCGAATGAAAAACGAGGGGCTTAAACCCCTGTTCAGCAAATCTGTTTCACTGTTGGGGCGTTTTGAACGCTACCAAATAAAGTACATACCCCGCGCCCAAAACTCTGAGGCAGACGCTCTGGCTAACAAAGCTTTGGATGGCGGAAGCTGA
- a CDS encoding NYN domain-containing protein, whose translation MTDTLERVMIFIDGSNMYHYLKSHFQRTDIDFGCFCSKIAGHRRLVRIYYYNAEVGRKEEPERFNDQKKFFTSLEKIPYMELRLGRLVYSGWPATPPYEKGVDVLLSTDMLSHGFKNNFDTAILVAGDSDFVSALQAVKDNGKNVEVALFGKESTSVELRKVADKIIAVDGRLLRNCWKQQRNNYGTQRPPQES comes from the coding sequence ATGACGGATACACTTGAAAGGGTGATGATATTTATAGATGGTAGTAACATGTACCACTATCTCAAATCCCATTTTCAAAGAACTGATATAGATTTTGGTTGTTTTTGCTCCAAGATTGCCGGACACAGGCGTTTAGTCCGTATTTATTATTACAATGCCGAGGTAGGCCGCAAGGAAGAGCCGGAGCGTTTTAATGACCAGAAAAAGTTTTTTACCAGTCTGGAAAAAATACCCTATATGGAGCTTCGGCTGGGAAGGTTGGTATATTCAGGTTGGCCTGCTACACCCCCATATGAAAAAGGGGTAGATGTATTGCTGTCTACCGATATGCTCAGCCATGGATTCAAGAATAATTTTGATACAGCCATACTGGTTGCTGGGGACAGTGATTTTGTGAGTGCCCTTCAGGCAGTCAAGGATAATGGCAAAAACGTGGAGGTAGCCCTTTTCGGCAAGGAAAGTACCTCTGTGGAACTTCGTAAAGTGGCGGACAAGATTATTGCGGTAGACGGGCGTCTGCTGCGTAACTGCTGGAAACAGCAAAGAAACAATTATGGCACGCAAAGACCGCCTCAAGAATCGTAA
- a CDS encoding vitamin B12-dependent ribonucleotide reductase, whose product MPVKVQVKSEMKADARTEGLKLTDNAMCVLERRYLKKDKQGKSTETVEDMFRRVARTIAMGELIYNPKADVRSREDEFFNLMTRLEFLPNSPTLMNAGRELGQLSACFVLPVDDSIESIFDAVKHTAMIHKSGGGTGFSFSRLRPEQDRVGTTGGVASGPVSFMRAFDVATDVIKQGGTRRGANMAILSIDHPDIMKFVHAKDKAGVLTNFNLSVAITDKFMQAVKDGVDYDLLNPHNGEVVSSLNASEVFNKIVHMAWKTGDPGIVFIDRINAYNPTPQLGRIESTNPCGEQPLLPYESCNLGSINLSRMVTVSGGQNTVDYKKLSRVIKSAVRFLDNVIDVNKFPLPQIDEMTKKSRKIGLGVMGFADMLLELGVPYNSENSIKLAEEIMCFVNDEAHKFSSELAVERGVFPAYRGSIYEKSGRPMRNASCTTIAPTGTLSIIAGCSSGIEPHFALCFTRNILDGTKLIEVNPYFERAAKEGGYYSEELIKSLAEGAHLDEVDVPQDAKDLFVTAHQIVPEWHVRIQAAFQKCTDNAVSKTVNFSRDAGECDVAEVYKMAHARNLKGITIYRDGSREDQPMSTGKAENKIETPAVAVNPNLMPRKRSKVTQGITERVTTGCGYIYVTVNSDEHGICEVFSSLGKAGGCASAQLESTCRLISLALRSGMEVASVVKQLRGIRCPSIAWDDSKAVLSCADAIASVLEKHVNGYSQPVAASAKTGSVSGLVRNIAGQCPECGSILVYQEGCFICPGCGYTKC is encoded by the coding sequence ATGCCGGTAAAAGTACAAGTTAAATCTGAAATGAAGGCAGATGCCAGAACTGAGGGGCTGAAGCTTACAGATAATGCCATGTGCGTGCTGGAACGCCGCTATCTGAAAAAAGACAAGCAGGGCAAATCTACCGAAACAGTTGAGGATATGTTTCGCCGGGTTGCCCGCACTATTGCCATGGGGGAGCTTATTTATAACCCCAAGGCAGACGTAAGAAGCCGTGAAGACGAGTTTTTTAACCTGATGACTCGTCTGGAGTTTCTGCCCAATTCGCCCACCCTTATGAATGCCGGACGTGAGCTAGGGCAGCTTTCAGCCTGTTTCGTACTGCCGGTAGATGATTCGATAGAGTCTATTTTTGATGCCGTGAAGCACACCGCCATGATACATAAGAGCGGCGGCGGCACCGGTTTCTCATTCTCCCGCCTGCGTCCAGAACAAGACCGGGTGGGTACTACCGGAGGGGTTGCCAGCGGGCCTGTATCCTTCATGCGTGCCTTTGATGTGGCAACTGATGTTATCAAGCAGGGTGGAACCAGAAGGGGCGCCAATATGGCTATCCTGAGTATTGACCACCCTGATATTATGAAATTTGTCCATGCCAAGGATAAAGCCGGAGTGCTGACTAACTTTAATTTGTCGGTAGCCATTACCGATAAATTTATGCAGGCGGTAAAAGACGGGGTTGATTATGATTTGTTAAACCCCCATAACGGCGAAGTTGTTTCCAGTCTGAATGCTTCCGAAGTGTTTAACAAGATTGTTCATATGGCTTGGAAGACTGGTGATCCGGGTATTGTCTTTATTGACCGCATAAATGCTTACAATCCCACTCCCCAGCTGGGGCGGATTGAAAGCACCAATCCTTGCGGTGAACAGCCTTTGCTGCCTTATGAATCCTGCAACTTGGGGTCAATAAACCTGTCACGTATGGTGACTGTAAGCGGAGGCCAAAATACCGTTGATTATAAAAAGCTGAGCCGGGTTATAAAGAGTGCCGTTCGTTTTCTGGATAATGTCATAGACGTAAATAAATTCCCCCTGCCTCAGATTGATGAGATGACCAAGAAGAGCCGCAAGATTGGTCTGGGAGTGATGGGTTTTGCGGATATGCTTTTGGAACTGGGTGTGCCGTACAATTCGGAAAACTCAATAAAGCTGGCAGAGGAGATAATGTGCTTTGTAAATGACGAAGCCCACAAATTCTCGTCAGAACTGGCGGTGGAGAGGGGCGTTTTCCCGGCCTATCGCGGGAGTATTTATGAGAAGAGCGGTCGCCCTATGCGGAACGCTTCCTGTACCACCATTGCACCCACCGGTACTTTGTCTATTATTGCGGGATGTTCTTCAGGTATTGAACCCCATTTTGCCTTGTGCTTTACCCGCAATATTCTGGACGGAACTAAGCTGATAGAGGTTAACCCTTATTTTGAGAGGGCGGCTAAAGAAGGCGGATATTATTCCGAGGAGCTTATTAAATCTTTGGCGGAAGGGGCGCATCTGGATGAGGTTGATGTGCCGCAGGACGCCAAAGACCTGTTCGTAACCGCCCACCAGATTGTGCCGGAGTGGCATGTGCGCATACAGGCGGCTTTCCAGAAATGCACTGATAACGCCGTTTCCAAAACAGTAAACTTTTCCCGTGACGCAGGGGAATGTGATGTGGCTGAGGTCTACAAAATGGCTCATGCCCGCAATTTGAAGGGTATTACTATCTATCGTGACGGCAGCCGCGAAGACCAGCCTATGTCTACCGGCAAGGCTGAAAATAAAATTGAAACTCCGGCTGTTGCTGTAAACCCGAATTTGATGCCCCGTAAACGTTCCAAAGTAACCCAGGGTATTACCGAAAGGGTTACTACGGGTTGCGGATATATTTACGTTACTGTAAACTCTGACGAGCATGGAATTTGTGAGGTGTTTTCCTCACTGGGCAAGGCCGGAGGTTGTGCTTCCGCCCAACTTGAATCCACCTGCCGGCTTATTTCGCTGGCCTTGCGCTCTGGTATGGAAGTAGCTTCGGTGGTTAAACAGCTTAGAGGTATTCGCTGCCCTTCCATTGCATGGGATGACAGCAAAGCTGTATTAAGCTGTGCTGATGCGATTGCCAGTGTGCTGGAGAAACATGTAAACGGTTACAGTCAGCCAGTGGCGGCTTCAGCCAAAACCGGGAGTGTAAGCGGGCTGGTCAGGAACATAGCAGGGCAATGCCCTGAATGCGGCAGTATTCTGGTTTATCAGGAAGGGTGCTTCATTTGCCCCGGTTGCGGTTATACTAAATGTTAA
- a CDS encoding IPT/TIG domain-containing protein: protein MKHKFLLRVLGVFSTLALLIVALPLSPVSAAASITLYPNSGPAGSLVNFSIATTATNGTTAWILFGGTQITTATVSGGSASGSFTVPTTVTRGAYTVSTLGLESVASATFTVTPSITLASATGYVGDSVAVTGSGFAPSTTVNFYLSGSTTAFAHLNSSSTGTVSGTITIPPAKQGVLSITANDSGTPGTAPVNFTINPKITLSTDNPGVGDSITVTGSGFYEGIIQISVDSGTAANAGVSVGSNGSFSTTFTIPALTRGIHTLTANDAWNKSAQATFDIAQKISVTPTSGTVGTSITVKGSGFNTTGSVTLTYFGQSVTVALTSGTFTTTFVIPGVQAGVYTLSATDGSVIATTTLTVTTNITMSPTNNASTPGSVGQEITLTGSGLKANDTVLVTFDSAQLTITPSPIVDSNGGFSLIFKIPATTAGPHTITVISGTTSSAFTFFVEGTAPATPAPLTPEMGLKAKQPVVFDWEDVTDPSGVTYVLEIATDENFATILYQIKDLTDSTYTMTEAQKLESVSSDSPYWWRVKAVDGAGNASAYTGAGSFTVGFSLDLPAWATYVLIGIGGLLLLALGFWLGRRNADY from the coding sequence ATGAAACACAAATTTTTACTTCGCGTATTAGGGGTGTTTTCCACCTTGGCCTTGCTGATTGTAGCCTTGCCGCTTTCTCCGGTTTCGGCAGCGGCCAGCATTACTTTGTATCCAAATTCCGGTCCGGCCGGAAGTCTGGTAAATTTTAGCATTGCAACTACTGCTACAAACGGCACAACTGCTTGGATATTATTTGGAGGAACCCAAATCACAACTGCTACCGTAAGTGGCGGCAGTGCCAGCGGTAGTTTTACTGTTCCAACTACAGTCACACGGGGCGCATATACCGTTTCCACCCTCGGGCTGGAGAGTGTAGCCAGTGCCACTTTTACTGTCACTCCCAGCATAACTCTGGCCAGTGCCACCGGTTACGTGGGTGATAGTGTAGCCGTAACCGGCAGCGGTTTTGCCCCCAGCACGACAGTCAATTTTTACCTGTCAGGCAGTACCACTGCTTTTGCCCACCTGAACTCTTCCAGTACCGGTACTGTATCCGGTACTATTACCATACCCCCGGCCAAACAAGGGGTACTAAGCATCACCGCCAATGATAGCGGCACTCCCGGCACTGCTCCGGTTAATTTCACTATTAACCCCAAAATAACCCTTTCAACAGATAACCCCGGGGTAGGTGACAGCATAACTGTAACCGGCAGCGGTTTTTATGAAGGTATCATCCAGATTAGCGTAGATTCGGGCACTGCTGCTAATGCAGGTGTATCTGTGGGTTCAAACGGCAGCTTCAGCACCACTTTCACAATCCCGGCACTGACCCGTGGCATCCATACGCTTACAGCTAACGATGCCTGGAATAAATCCGCTCAGGCCACTTTTGATATAGCCCAGAAAATATCGGTAACCCCCACCAGCGGCACGGTGGGCACGAGCATCACCGTAAAGGGCAGCGGTTTTAATACTACCGGTTCAGTCACCCTGACCTACTTCGGCCAGAGTGTTACTGTGGCCCTGACTAGCGGCACTTTTACTACTACCTTTGTAATACCCGGTGTTCAAGCCGGAGTTTACACACTATCTGCCACAGACGGCAGCGTTATAGCTACCACCACCCTTACAGTTACCACCAATATCACCATGTCCCCCACCAACAACGCCTCCACTCCCGGTAGCGTGGGACAGGAAATTACCCTAACCGGTTCAGGCCTTAAGGCCAATGACACCGTACTGGTTACCTTTGACAGTGCCCAACTCACTATTACTCCCAGCCCCATAGTTGATAGCAATGGCGGTTTTAGCCTTATATTTAAAATTCCTGCTACCACTGCCGGACCTCACACCATTACCGTTATCTCCGGCACTACCAGCAGTGCCTTCACCTTCTTTGTTGAAGGCACTGCTCCGGCCACTCCTGCTCCTCTCACCCCGGAGATGGGACTTAAGGCTAAACAGCCCGTTGTCTTTGACTGGGAAGATGTTACTGACCCCAGTGGTGTTACTTATGTACTGGAAATTGCCACTGATGAAAACTTTGCTACCATTCTTTACCAGATAAAAGATCTCACCGACTCCACCTACACCATGACTGAGGCCCAGAAGCTGGAGAGTGTTTCTTCAGACAGCCCCTACTGGTGGAGAGTCAAGGCTGTGGACGGTGCTGGAAACGCAAGTGCTTATACCGGCGCTGGTAGTTTCACAGTTGGCTTCAGCCTGGACCTGCCCGCATGGGCTACCTATGTCCTGATTGGTATCGGTGGTCTTTTGTTGCTAGCTTTGGGTTTCTGGCTCGGCCGCCGCAACGCTGATTACTAA
- the rpsU gene encoding 30S ribosomal protein S21 translates to MADVRPENNESFESMLKRFNRKVQQDGILSEARRRTRFERPPTRRKRKDAAKRRLAIKAARKAT, encoded by the coding sequence ATGGCAGACGTTAGACCCGAAAATAACGAGAGCTTTGAAAGCATGCTCAAACGTTTTAACCGCAAGGTCCAGCAGGACGGCATTCTTTCCGAAGCACGTCGCCGCACCCGCTTTGAACGCCCCCCGACCCGCCGCAAGCGTAAGGACGCCGCAAAAAGGCGTTTGGCAATAAAAGCCGCCAGAAAGGCCACCTAA
- the nrdR gene encoding transcriptional regulator NrdR produces the protein MNCPYCSHPDSKVIDSRDVDDGVRRRRECVVCGQRFTTYERFQPAGLFVVKKDQRREEFNKEKLLSGLRRACEKRPLPAGAVDKVAGDIEAELYNMGKAEIPSTLLGDMVMERLKMLDNIAYVRFASVYREFTDITQLKKVVDNLVNGQDEGIHKGQLSLLPEDKAVPKTRYQRR, from the coding sequence ATGAATTGTCCTTATTGCAGTCACCCGGATTCCAAGGTGATAGACTCCAGAGATGTAGATGACGGGGTACGCCGAAGGCGTGAGTGTGTGGTTTGCGGCCAGAGGTTTACTACCTATGAACGTTTTCAGCCAGCCGGTCTCTTTGTGGTTAAGAAAGACCAGCGGCGTGAAGAGTTTAACAAGGAAAAGTTGCTGAGCGGTCTCAGACGTGCCTGTGAGAAACGCCCTTTGCCAGCCGGGGCGGTGGACAAGGTGGCGGGGGATATAGAGGCCGAACTTTACAATATGGGCAAGGCCGAAATACCCAGTACCCTTTTGGGAGATATGGTTATGGAAAGGCTGAAAATGCTGGATAATATTGCCTATGTGCGCTTTGCCAGCGTCTACCGTGAGTTTACTGATATTACCCAGCTGAAAAAGGTAGTAGACAATTTGGTAAACGGACAGGACGAGGGCATACACAAAGGGCAACTTAGTTTGTTGCCTGAAGATAAGGCGGTCCCCAAGACCAGATACCAAAGGAGATAA